From one Anomalospiza imberbis isolate Cuckoo-Finch-1a 21T00152 chromosome 25, ASM3175350v1, whole genome shotgun sequence genomic stretch:
- the PDIK1L gene encoding serine/threonine-protein kinase PDIK1L, with product MVSSQPKYDLIREVGRGSYGVVYEAVVRRTCARVAVKKIRCHAPENVELALREFWALSSIKSQHPNVIHLEECILQKDGMVQKMSHGSSSSLYLQLVETSLKGEIAFDPKSAYYLWFVMDFCDGGDMNEYLLSRKPNRKTNTSFMLQLSSALAFLHKNQIIHRDLKPDNILISQSRADAADPEPTLKVADFGLSKVCSASGQNPEEPVNVNKCFLSTACGTDFYMAPEVWEGHYTAKADIFALGIIIWAMLERITFIDTETKKELLGSYVKQGTAIVPVGEALLENPKMELLIPVKKKSMNARMKQLIKEMLAANPQDRPDAFELELRLVNIAFKDSSWDT from the exons ATGGTGAGTAGCCAGCCTAAGTACGATCTAATTCGGGAGGTTGGTCGTGGCAGTTATGGTGTGGTGTACGAAGCGGTCGTCAGGAGGACCTGTGCCCGCGTGGCCGTGAAAAAGATCCGGTGCCACGCTCCCGAGAACGTGGAACTGGCTCTGCGCGAGTTCTGGGCCCTTAGCAGTATCAAGAGCCAGCACCCCAACGTCATTCACCTGGAGGAGTGCATCTTGCAGAAAGATGGCATGGTGCAGAAGATGTCCCatggctccagctcctccctgtaTTTACAG CTTGTAGAAACCTCATTAAAAGGAGAAATAGCCTTTGACCCCAAAAGTGCTTATTACCTGTGGTTTGTGATGGATTTCTGTGATGGGGGAGACATGAACGAGTACCTGCTGTCCCGCAAGCCCAACCGCAAGACCAACACCAGCTTcatgctgcagctcagcagcgcCCTGGCCTTCCTGCACAAAAACCAGATCATCCATCGGGACCTCAAGCCCGACAACATCCTCATCTCGCAGAGCCGGGCCGACGCCGCCGACCCCGAGCCCACGCTGAAGGTGGCGGATTTTGGGCTGAGCAAGGTGTGCTCGGCCTCGGGGCAGAACCCCGAGGAGCCGGTCAACGTCAACAAGTGTTTCCTGTCCACCGCCTGCGGCACCGACTTCTACATGGCCCCCGAGGTGTGGGAGGGACACTACACGGCCAAGGCTGACATCTTCGCCCTGGGCATCATCATCTGGGCCATGCTGGAGAGGATCACCTTCATCGACACCGAGACCaagaaggagctgctgggcagctACGTGAAGCAGGGCACGGCCATCGTGCCTGTGGGCGAGGCGCTGCTGGAGAACCCCAAGATGGAGCTGCTCATCCCCGTGAAGAAGAAGTCCATGAACGCCCGCATGAAGCAGCTGATCAAGGAGATGCTGGCGGCCAACCCGCAGGACCGGCCCGACGCCTTCGAGCTGGAGCTCAGACTGGTCAACATCGCCTTCAAGGACAGCAGCTGGGACACGTGA
- the FAM110D gene encoding protein FAM110D, translating to MVPLGSPTLAVCASSNLRLMAPGRGSPLAWLNRGPECPQGPGGSGGRRASAVERLEADKAKYVKSQQVISKRQEPALRGSPRLSPHGRRLLARQQCGELCPASELSRDGPRKLPCPQSPVSRRSGGRRLLRPDSLIIYRQKRDCLGGDKENTKGSGLVRRLFQGPLRPPSSPPARPLGEGPGAPQSPETPMLWAPAEKEEARTPGGDSGGDSGGIFPVAAEQPPGVPGKEPLALRVSLPLSEQERFFNYCGLDRALVELLGRERFGPAGWDSASARPGSCESEPGRASGGSQGDAGPGEEEPDARPSSAVSVVERNARVIKWLYGCQRAWAAAKESTV from the coding sequence ATGGTGCCCTTGGGCAGCCCCACTCTCGCCGTCTGCGCCTCCAGCAACCTGCGCCTCATGGCCCCCGGCCGCGGCTCGCCCCTGGCCTGGCTGAACCGGGGCCCCGAGTGCCCGCAGggcccgggcggcagcgggggcCGCCGAGCCAGCGCCGTGGAGCGCCTGGAGGCCGACAAGGCCAAGTACGTCAAGTCCCAGCAGGTGATCAGcaagcggcaggagccggcgCTGCGGGGCTCGCCCCGGCTGTCCCCCCACGGCCGGCGCCTGCTGGCCCGGCAGCAGTGCGGCGAGCTGTGCCCGGCCTCGGAGCTCAGCCGGGACGGGCCCCGCAAGCTGCCGTGCCCCCAGTCCCCCGTGTCGCGCCGCAGCGGCGGCAGGCGCCTGCTGAGACCCGACTCGCTCATCATCTACCGGCAGAAACGGGACTGCCTGGGCGGGGACAAGGAGAACACCAAGGGCTCCGGGCTGGTGCGGCGCCTCTTCCAGGGACCCCTCAGACCGCCCAGCTCGCCCCCTGCCAGGCCGCTGGGCGAGGGACCCGGAGCCCCTCAGAGCCCCGAGACGCCCATGCTGTGGGCGCCTGCCGAGAAGGAGGAGGCGCGGACACCGGGAGGGGACAGCGGCGGTGACAGCGGTGGCATCTTCCCCGTGGCCGCGGAGCagccccccggtgtccccgggaAGGAGCCGCTGGCTCTGCGCGTGTCGCTGCCGCTGTCGGAGCAGGAGCGGTTCTTCAACTACTGCGGGCTGGACCGGGCGCtggtggagctgctgggccGGGAGCGCTTCGGGCCCGCGGGCTGGGACAGCgcctcggcccggcccggctcctgCGAGTCCGAGCCCGGGCGGGCCTCGGGGGGCAGCCAGGGGGACGCGGGGCCGGGCGAGGAGGAGCCGGACGCCCGGCCGAGCTCCGCCGTCTCGGTGGTGGAGCGCAACGCCCGCGTCATCAAGTGGCTCTACGGCTGCCAGAGAGCCTGGGCGGCTGCCAAGGAGTCCACGGTGTGA
- the C25H1orf232 gene encoding uncharacterized protein C1orf232 homolog has product MAQGFWRLYKAKVLQTLGGPRPDGALQDEGDLPELMETAEPPALVEEGASPVSQLARKVQGVGARGWRTLSSLFTREDEHQLLSPEPCPDHPLAAEPAEMPHTEKAPGFWDLFATKWQQASGPDKGGPPPEPDESPGEPPGDDGSDLREPEEGAFHWGFLAGKLAEIRNKNAPKGN; this is encoded by the exons ATGGCCCAGGGCTTCTGGCGGCTCTACAAGGCCAAGGTGCTGCAGACCCTGGGGGGGCCGCGCCCGGACGGGGCCCTGCAGGACGAG GGAGACCTCCCCGAGCTGATGGAGACGGCCGAGCCCCCCGCGCTGGTGGAGGAGGGAGCCAGCCCCGTGTCCCAGCTGGCCCGGAAG GTGCAGGGGGTGGGTGCCCGCGGCTGGCGGACGCTTTCGTCCCTCTTCACCCGCGAGGACGAGCaccagctgctcagcccggAGCCCTGCCCGGACCA ccctctgGCCGCCGAGCCGGCCGAGATGCCCCACACCGAGAAGGCACCTGGGTTTTGGGATCTCTTTGCTACCAAGTGGCAGCAGGCGTCGGGGCCGGACAAGGGAGGGCCCCCCCCGGAGCCGGACGAGAGCCCGGGGGAGCCGCCGGGTGACGACGGCAGCGACCTGCGGGAGCCGGAGGAAGGGGCCTTCCACTGGGGCTTCCTGGCTGGCAAACTGGCCGAAATCCGGAATAAAAACGCCCCCAAGGGCAACTAG
- the ZNF593 gene encoding zinc finger protein 593, whose product MSPRNGRRTGAHRAHSLARQLKTKRRRRDLDEIHADLKPENAARLLRQEIDPDLPGCAQFYCLHCARYFVDLNSMKEHFRSKVHKKRLKQLRQAPYTQEEAERAAGMGSYIPPEKVEVQTQPLEEVTEMETAG is encoded by the exons ATGTCCCCGCGGAACGGGCGGCGCACCGGGGCGCACCGGGCGCACTCGCTCGCCCGGCAGCTGAAGACGAAGCGGCGCCGGCGAGACCTGGACGAGATCCACGCGGACCTGAAGCCCGAGAACGCCGCGCGGCTGCTGCGGCAGGAGATCGACCCCGACCTGCCGGGCTGCGCGCAGTTCTACTGCCTGCACTGCGC GCGCTACTTCGTGGACCTGAACAGCATGAAGGAGCACTTCAGATCCAAGGTGCACAAGAAGAG GCTGAAGCAGCTGCGCCAGGCTCCGTACACGCAGGAGGAGGCTGAACGTGCCGCTGGGATGGGCTCCTACATCCCCCCAGAGAAGGTGGAGGTGCAGACCCAGCCCCTGGAGGAGGTCACCGAGATGGAGACGGCCGGCTGA
- the CNKSR1 gene encoding connector enhancer of kinase suppressor of ras 1 isoform X2, which translates to MEPVRSWGPAQAAAWLRGLDAVVQGYPFEAWGLSGPDLLGLDAGVLEALGVRPLGHQELLLEAAEQLHNLDTGLASTSLRTLTERLQELAQGIQNLVQGGMSAGDAPQPPSLTLLARVIDLVGAAKELFSWLNRYLFSTLNDFSASRDIILLCAQLAETLQADLPAAERNSGILQICQHIVGICESIVGCSPPALLDRRAVLQRVGLALLPGPQGSPPMSPSTPTPPLGQQQSPPTSPDMPTLPPSQWSSPPGSPDTPAAPADLVGSPQSLLTARLGFEITSTSSCLHFVSATTPEALAAHGDHILPGDEIVQVNEQVVVGWTPVNLARKLLEKGDKVTLVLKKIPLNLPGSPPSPRQQPPGAFLDAADSPGTRSGESPGSPVSLTSSVAADLDSGPDSALDPNTDEEQEEDKRDLRLPQAAVEELPGPSGQGRMGAEGVWGRSSSPQDTRLQPRSLFTGAAEEVWDSGTPLDTPLGTPPSTPAATEPCATELSPRAAPATGAGGAEPSPEEGSPSTGRRPKGVATRLSRRRVSCRDLGRVDCDGWLLKKKDHVGFMAQKWKRCWFVLKGHTLYWYNHPNDERAAGLINVATYNLESTREQKKKYVFQLCHQTYKPFVFAAETLADLSMWVSRLVAAKTKYTLAHQAVPDKEEDCYSETEAEDPDDESPRHGSDSPRKRLQNAPEKAQLSPASSPQGSPRPCSPMDPAGEDLESLVRCLRQGGVSLTGQRRALTQEQCRKSFLRRNRNPHINDRVHAVRALQSTLKAKLAELQALEQLLGEAALTSDTFRRWKEEHQELYQELREGWAGQQGQGPELGGAGDRHSPHGEAAEP; encoded by the exons atGGAGCCCGTGCGCTCCTGGGGCCCCGCGCAGGCGGCCGCCTGGCTCCGAG ggctggacgCGGTGGTGCAGGGGTACCCCTTCGAGGCCTGGGGGCTCTCGGGGCCTGACCTGCTGGGACTGGACGCGGGGGTCCTGGAGGCACTGGGCGTGCGGCCCTTgggacaccaggagctgctgctggaggccgCGGAGCAGCTCCATAACCTG GACACAGGGCTGGCGAGCACCAGCCTGCGCACACTGACggagaggctgcaggagctggcacagggcaTCCAGAACCTGGTGCAGGGGGGGATGTCAGCAGGGGATGCCCCGCAGCCGCCTTCCCTCACCCTCCTGGCCCGAGTCATCGACCTGGTCGGGGCTGCCAAGGAACTCTTCTCCTGGCTCAACAG GTACCTGTTCTCCACCCTCAACGACTTTTCGGCCAGCCGGGACATCATCCTGCTGTGTGCCCAGCTGGCAGAGACGCTGCAGGCG GACCTTCCTGCGGCCGAGAGGAACAGCGGGATCCTGCAGATC tgccagcacatcGTGGGCATCTGCGAGAGCATCGTGGGCTGCAGCCCCCCGGCGCTGCTGGACcgcagggctgtgctgcagcgTGTGGGGCTGGCGCTGCTGCCCGGCCCACAGGGCAgccccccgatgtcccccagcaccccaacACCGccccttggccagcagcagagcccccCAACCTCCCCTGACATGCCAACGCTGCCCCCCAGCCAATGGAGCAGCCCCCCAGGATCCCCTGACACCCCAGCAGCGCCCGCTGATCTTGTGGGGAGCCCCCAGTCACTCCTCACCGCCCGACTG GGCTTTGAGATCACCtccaccagctcctgcctgcactTCGTATCTGCCACCACCCCAGAG GCCCTGGCTGCCCACGGGGACCACATCCTGCCCGGAGATGAGATCGTGCAGGTCAACGAGCAGGTCGTG GTGGGTTGGACACCTGTCAACCTGGCGaggaagctgctggagaagggggACAAGGTGACTTTGGTGCTGAAGAAGATCCCCCTTAACCTGCCTGGCTCACCCCCCTCTCCCAGGCAGCAG CCCCCAGGAGCGTTTTTGGATGCTGCGGATTCCCCTGGCACCAGGAGCGGTGAGAGCCCGGGCAGCCCCGTGTCCTTGACCTCCAG CGTTGCGGCCGACTTGGACTCGGGACCAGACTCTGCCCTGGATCCAAACACTGAcgaggagcaggaagaggacaAGCGGGATCTGAGGCTGCCCCAGGCAGCTGTGGAGGAGCTGCCGGGACCGTCTGGACAGGGTAGGATGGGAGCAGAGGGTGTCTGGGGACGGAGCAGTTCCCCCCAGGATACGAGGCTGCAGCCCCGCTCGCTGTTCACAGGTGCTGCAGAGGAGGTGTGGGACAGTGGCACCCCCCTGGACACCCCCCTGGGCACCCCCCCGAGCACCCCTGCTGCCACTGAACCCTGTGccacagagctgagccccagggcagcccccgccacgggggctgggggagcagagcccagccctgaaGAG GGCAGCCCGAGCACGGGACGCAGACCAAAAG GAGTGGCAACCAGGCTGAGCCGCCGGCGGGTCTCGTGCCGGGACCTGGGCCGGGTGGACTGCGACGGGTGGCTCCTCAAGAAGAAGGACCACGTGGGCTTCATGGCCCAGAAGTGGAAGCGGTGCTGGTTTGTGCTCAAGGGCCACACGCTCTACTGGTACAACCACCCCAAC GATGAGAGGGCTGCAGGACTCATCAACGTGGCCACCTACAACCTGGAGAGCACGAGGgagcagaagaagaaata CGTGTTCCAGCTGTGCCACCAGACATACAAGCCCTTTGTCTTTGCTGCCGAAACCTTGGCTGACCTGAGCAT GTGGGTCAGTCGCCTGGTAGCAGCCAAAACAAAGTACACGCTGGCCCACCAGGCAGTCCCGGACAAGGAGGAAG ACTGCTACAGTGAGACAGAAGCTGAGGACCCTGATGATGAGTCCCCCAGACACGGATCTGACTCG CCAAGGAAGAGGCTGCAGAACGCCCCGGAGAAGGCACAGctctccccagccagcagcccccagggcaGCCCCCGGCCCTGCTCCCCCATGG ACCCCGCCGGGGAGGACCTGGAGAGCCTGGTGCGGTGCCTGAGGCAGGGCGGGGTGTCCCTCACGGGGCAGCGGCGGGCCCTGACGCAGGAGCAGTGCCGAAAGTCCTTCCTGCGGCGCAACAGGAACCCGCACATCAACGACAGGGTGCACGCCGTGCGGGCCCTGCAGAGCACGCTCAAG GCGAAGCTGGCGGAGCTGcaggccctggagcagctgctgggagaggcCGCGCTCACCTCGGACACCTTCAGGCGCTGGAAggaggagcaccaggagctgtaCCAGGAGCTGCgggagggctgggcagggcagcagggccagggcccCGAGCTGGGGGGTGCCGGAGACCGGCACAGCCCGCACGGAgaggcagctgagccctga
- the CNKSR1 gene encoding connector enhancer of kinase suppressor of ras 1 isoform X1: protein MSAGDAPQPPSLTLLARVIDLVGAAKELFSWLNRSGAGEGTPGCWVPPTPGAELCLPPRYLFSTLNDFSASRDIILLCAQLAETLQADLPAAERNSGILQICQHIVGICESIVGCSPPALLDRRAVLQRVGLALLPGPQGSPPMSPSTPTPPLGQQQSPPTSPDMPTLPPSQWSSPPGSPDTPAAPADLVGSPQSLLTARLGFEITSTSSCLHFVSATTPEALAAHGDHILPGDEIVQVNEQVVVGWTPVNLARKLLEKGDKVTLVLKKIPLNLPGSPPSPRQQPPGAFLDAADSPGTRSGESPGSPVSLTSSVAADLDSGPDSALDPNTDEEQEEDKRDLRLPQAAVEELPGPSGQEEVWDSGTPLDTPLGTPPSTPAATEPCATELSPRAAPATGAGGAEPSPEEGSPSTGRRPKGVATRLSRRRVSCRDLGRVDCDGWLLKKKDHVGFMAQKWKRCWFVLKGHTLYWYNHPNDERAAGLINVATYNLESTREQKKKYVFQLCHQTYKPFVFAAETLADLSMWVSRLVAAKTKYTLAHQAVPDKEEDCYSETEAEDPDDESPRHGSDSPRKRLQNAPEKAQLSPASSPQGSPRPCSPMDPAGEDLESLVRCLRQGGVSLTGQRRALTQEQCRKSFLRRNRNPHINDRVHAVRALQSTLKAKLAELQALEQLLGEAALTSDTFRRWKEEHQELYQELREGWAGQQGQGPELGGAGDRHSPHGEAAEP from the exons ATGTCAGCAGGGGATGCCCCGCAGCCGCCTTCCCTCACCCTCCTGGCCCGAGTCATCGACCTGGTCGGGGCTGCCAAGGAACTCTTCTCCTGGCTCAACAGGTctggggcaggtgagggcacccctgggtgctgggTGCCCCCCACTCCAGGGGCTGAGCTCTGTCTTCCCCCCAGGTACCTGTTCTCCACCCTCAACGACTTTTCGGCCAGCCGGGACATCATCCTGCTGTGTGCCCAGCTGGCAGAGACGCTGCAGGCG GACCTTCCTGCGGCCGAGAGGAACAGCGGGATCCTGCAGATC tgccagcacatcGTGGGCATCTGCGAGAGCATCGTGGGCTGCAGCCCCCCGGCGCTGCTGGACcgcagggctgtgctgcagcgTGTGGGGCTGGCGCTGCTGCCCGGCCCACAGGGCAgccccccgatgtcccccagcaccccaacACCGccccttggccagcagcagagcccccCAACCTCCCCTGACATGCCAACGCTGCCCCCCAGCCAATGGAGCAGCCCCCCAGGATCCCCTGACACCCCAGCAGCGCCCGCTGATCTTGTGGGGAGCCCCCAGTCACTCCTCACCGCCCGACTG GGCTTTGAGATCACCtccaccagctcctgcctgcactTCGTATCTGCCACCACCCCAGAG GCCCTGGCTGCCCACGGGGACCACATCCTGCCCGGAGATGAGATCGTGCAGGTCAACGAGCAGGTCGTG GTGGGTTGGACACCTGTCAACCTGGCGaggaagctgctggagaagggggACAAGGTGACTTTGGTGCTGAAGAAGATCCCCCTTAACCTGCCTGGCTCACCCCCCTCTCCCAGGCAGCAG CCCCCAGGAGCGTTTTTGGATGCTGCGGATTCCCCTGGCACCAGGAGCGGTGAGAGCCCGGGCAGCCCCGTGTCCTTGACCTCCAG CGTTGCGGCCGACTTGGACTCGGGACCAGACTCTGCCCTGGATCCAAACACTGAcgaggagcaggaagaggacaAGCGGGATCTGAGGCTGCCCCAGGCAGCTGTGGAGGAGCTGCCGGGACCGTCTGGACAGG AGGAGGTGTGGGACAGTGGCACCCCCCTGGACACCCCCCTGGGCACCCCCCCGAGCACCCCTGCTGCCACTGAACCCTGTGccacagagctgagccccagggcagcccccgccacgggggctgggggagcagagcccagccctgaaGAG GGCAGCCCGAGCACGGGACGCAGACCAAAAG GAGTGGCAACCAGGCTGAGCCGCCGGCGGGTCTCGTGCCGGGACCTGGGCCGGGTGGACTGCGACGGGTGGCTCCTCAAGAAGAAGGACCACGTGGGCTTCATGGCCCAGAAGTGGAAGCGGTGCTGGTTTGTGCTCAAGGGCCACACGCTCTACTGGTACAACCACCCCAAC GATGAGAGGGCTGCAGGACTCATCAACGTGGCCACCTACAACCTGGAGAGCACGAGGgagcagaagaagaaata CGTGTTCCAGCTGTGCCACCAGACATACAAGCCCTTTGTCTTTGCTGCCGAAACCTTGGCTGACCTGAGCAT GTGGGTCAGTCGCCTGGTAGCAGCCAAAACAAAGTACACGCTGGCCCACCAGGCAGTCCCGGACAAGGAGGAAG ACTGCTACAGTGAGACAGAAGCTGAGGACCCTGATGATGAGTCCCCCAGACACGGATCTGACTCG CCAAGGAAGAGGCTGCAGAACGCCCCGGAGAAGGCACAGctctccccagccagcagcccccagggcaGCCCCCGGCCCTGCTCCCCCATGG ACCCCGCCGGGGAGGACCTGGAGAGCCTGGTGCGGTGCCTGAGGCAGGGCGGGGTGTCCCTCACGGGGCAGCGGCGGGCCCTGACGCAGGAGCAGTGCCGAAAGTCCTTCCTGCGGCGCAACAGGAACCCGCACATCAACGACAGGGTGCACGCCGTGCGGGCCCTGCAGAGCACGCTCAAG GCGAAGCTGGCGGAGCTGcaggccctggagcagctgctgggagaggcCGCGCTCACCTCGGACACCTTCAGGCGCTGGAAggaggagcaccaggagctgtaCCAGGAGCTGCgggagggctgggcagggcagcagggccagggcccCGAGCTGGGGGGTGCCGGAGACCGGCACAGCCCGCACGGAgaggcagctgagccctga